The DNA sequence CTCCACCAGGATGCGGCGGCGGTCCAGGCGGTCTTTTCGGCGGTGGAGGTGGCCCGCTCGTTCCAGGCGGTCCAGCATTCCCGTCACCGCGCCCGTCGAGAGCTGCGTTTCCAGGGCGAGGCGCCCCGCGGTCACCGGGCCGTCGGCGCCGCGGAGTGTTTCCAGGCACTGGTACTCGCGGAACGTCAGGCCCAGGCCGCGGGTCACCGCGTCGAGGCGCTCGCGCAACGCCGTTCCGAGGCGGCCGCCCAGGTCGGCGATGCGGCCCGGGTCCGGGGCCGTGCGCATCGCCGCCTCACTTCCGCAGCAACGAGGTGCTGTGCTGGCCCGCCCGGAACACCGGGTCGGCCAGGACTTCCTGCAGCAGCTCGCTCGTCGTGCTGATGCCCGGCCCCGCGATCCGGAACTCGGCGAGCGCGCGCCGCATGCGGGCGATCGCCTGGTCGCGGTCCGGGGCCCAGACGATCACCTTGGCCAGCAACGAGTCGTAGTACGGCGGGACGTGCCAGCCCGCGTACGCGTGCGTGTCCACCCGGACGAACTGGCCGCCCGGCGGGACGAACTCGCTCAGCAGGCCCGGGCACGGCGCGAAGTCGCGGCGCGGGTCCTCGGCGTTCACCCGGCACTCGATCGCGACGCCGTTGGGGCGCACCTCCTCCTGCGTCACCGACAGCGGCAGGCCCGCCGCGACGCGGATCTGCTCGCGGACCAGGTCGATCCCGGTGACCGCCTCCGTCACCGGGTGCTCCACCTGGATCCGGCAGTTCACCTCGATGAACGCCGCTTCGTCGCCGTCCACCAGGAACTCGAACGTGCCGGCGCCGGTGTAACCGACCGCCGCCGCGCCGCGGACGGCCGCCTGGGTGAGCCGCTCGCGCAGGGCCGGCGGGAGCAGCGGGGCCGGGCTCTCCTCGATCAGCTTCTGGTGCCGCCGCTGCACCGAGCAGTCGCGCTCGCCGAGGTGCAGCACCGTGCCGTGGTTGTCGGCCAGCACCTGGACCTCGATGTGCCGCGCGTTCTCCCAGTACCGCTCGAGGTAGACGCGGTCGTCGCCGAACACGCCGCGGGCCGTCGCGCGGGTCGTGCGGAACGTCGGGAGCAGCTCGTCCCACTCCCGGACCACTGACATGCCCCGGCCACCACCGCCCGCGGACGCCTTGATGATCACCGGCAGGCCGACGCGCTTGGTGGTCTCGACCAGTTCGGCCGGCGAGGCGATGGCCTCGGCCGAACCGGGCACCACCGGCAGGCCGGCCGCGGCCATCAGCTCGCGCGCGGTCGCCTTGTCGCCGAGGCGCGCCATGACGTCCGGGTGCGGGCCGATGAACACGATGCCGTTCTTGTCGCAGATCTCGGCGAAGTCCGGGTCCTCCGACAGGAACCCGTACCCGGGGTGGATCGCCTCCGCGCCGGTGCGCAGCGCGGCCTCGATGATCATCGCCGGGTACAGGTAACTCTTGCGCGGTGCCCCCGGCCCGATCTGCACCGCCTCGTCGGCCAGCCGGACGGCGGCCGAGTCGCGGTCGGCCGTCGAGTGCACGACGACCGTGCGGATCCCCATCTCGCGGCAGGTCCGCACGACGCGCAGCGCGATCTCGCCGCGGTTGGCGACGAGGATCTTGCGGAACGGCGGGTCAGACTGGGAAGTCACGCGCATCACCCTTCGGTTCGCGGCCGGAGCAGCAGCAGCGGCTGGCCGTACTCGACGGACTCGGCGTCGCCCGCGACGATCTCCGCGACGACGCCGGCCTCCTCGGCGAGGATCGGGTTCATCAGCTTCATCGCCTCGACGATGCCCACCTGCGTGCCGACCTCGATCTCGTCGCCGACCTCGACGAACGGCCGCGCCCCCGGCTCGGGGCACCGGTAGAAGGTGCCGACCACCGGGGCCGCCACCGCCACCAGGTCCTCGGCCGGGTCGCTCACCTCGGGCCGGGCCGCGACGGCGACCCCCTCGGTGACGCGCACCCCGACCGGCCACTCGACCTCGATGCTGGCGCAGCCGAACCGCACCACGGCCCGGCTCGGCGGCTCCGGCGCCGCGCGGACGGCGTCGGCGAGGCTGCGGCCGAGGATCGCCATGGCGTCCTCCGCGTCGAGCCCGCCGAACGTCGAGGCCGGCAGCACCGAGTCCTCGTCGGTCGTCATCTCGGGATAAGTCCTGGTCATGACTCAGCTCCGTTCCCGCGCCGCTTCAAGGGTCCCGAACCGGCGGAACTTGGCCCGCCGGGCCGCGGCCAGGCCGGCGCCGTCCCGGCCGCGCAGCTCGCGCAACGCGCACACGACGGCGTCACGCACGAGCAGTCCCGCGCGGGCCGGGTCGCGGTGCGCCCCACCGGGTGGCTCGGGCACCACCCCGTCGATGACGCCCAGGTCCAGCAACGACCGCGCGTCCACCCGCAGCGCCTCCGCGGCGACGCCGGCCGCCGCCGGGTCGCGCCACAGGATCGCGGCGCAGCCTTCGGGGCTGATCACCGAGTAGGTCGCGTTTTCGCAGAGCAGCACCTGATCGCCGACGGCCAGCGCGAGCGCGCCGCCGCTGCCGCCCTCCCCGGTGACGACGCTGACCACCGGCACCCGCAGCCCGCCGAGCACCCGCAGGCACTCCGCGATCGCGCCGGCCTGCCCGGCGCGTTCGGCGTCGAGGCCGGGGTGCGCGCCCGGGGTGTCGATCAGGGTCACCACCGGCACGCCGAGCTTGCCCGCCAGCCGCATCAGCCGCGCGGCCTTGCGGTAGCCCGCCGGCGACGGCATACCGAAGTTGCGGCGCACCAGTTCGTCGGTCGCGTGGCCCTTCTGGTGGCCGATCAGCATCACCGGCAGCCCGTCGATGGCGGCGAGGCCGCCGACGATGGCCGGGCAGTCCTCACCCGCGCGGTCGCCGTGCAGCTCGACAAACCCGTCGAGCCAGGTGCCGGCGTGGTCGAGCGTCGTCGGCCGGTCGGGGTGCCGGGCGAGCTCGACGGTCTGCCGGATGTCACGGCGCTCCAGCGCGACGACGTCCCGGATCACCGGGTCGGTGTCGCTCTCGCCCCAGTCCGGGTCGACCGGCCGGGTCGCGGTGAACAGCGCCGCCAGCACGAACGGCAGCTCGGCGCGGGCGCGGACGTCGTCCACGAGTCCGTGCTCCAGCAGGAACTCCGAGGACTGGAAGCCTTCCGGCAGCCGCTGCCGGATCGTCTGCTCGATGACGCGCGGACCGGCGAACCCCATGCGGGCGCCCGGTTCCGCGACGATCACGTCGGCGAGCGTCGCGAACGACGCGGCGACCCCGCCGAACGTCGGGTCGGTGACGAGGGTGACGGTCAGCAGGCCGGCCTCGTCCAGCGCGGCCATCGCGTTGCTGGTCTTGGCCATCTGCACCAGCGAGAGCACGCCTTCCTGCATCCGGGCGCCGC is a window from the Amycolatopsis sp. NBC_00355 genome containing:
- a CDS encoding MarR family winged helix-turn-helix transcriptional regulator, which produces MRTAPDPGRIADLGGRLGTALRERLDAVTRGLGLTFREYQCLETLRGADGPVTAGRLALETQLSTGAVTGMLDRLERAGHLHRRKDRLDRRRILVECTPSGAARVATAREALSRLPEAVLSNCTVAELLAVERCLTLWLAALPDEPA
- a CDS encoding acetyl-CoA carboxylase biotin carboxylase subunit, whose translation is MTSQSDPPFRKILVANRGEIALRVVRTCREMGIRTVVVHSTADRDSAAVRLADEAVQIGPGAPRKSYLYPAMIIEAALRTGAEAIHPGYGFLSEDPDFAEICDKNGIVFIGPHPDVMARLGDKATARELMAAAGLPVVPGSAEAIASPAELVETTKRVGLPVIIKASAGGGGRGMSVVREWDELLPTFRTTRATARGVFGDDRVYLERYWENARHIEVQVLADNHGTVLHLGERDCSVQRRHQKLIEESPAPLLPPALRERLTQAAVRGAAAVGYTGAGTFEFLVDGDEAAFIEVNCRIQVEHPVTEAVTGIDLVREQIRVAAGLPLSVTQEEVRPNGVAIECRVNAEDPRRDFAPCPGLLSEFVPPGGQFVRVDTHAYAGWHVPPYYDSLLAKVIVWAPDRDQAIARMRRALAEFRIAGPGISTTSELLQEVLADPVFRAGQHSTSLLRK
- a CDS encoding acetyl-CoA carboxylase biotin carboxyl carrier protein, with the protein product MTRTYPEMTTDEDSVLPASTFGGLDAEDAMAILGRSLADAVRAAPEPPSRAVVRFGCASIEVEWPVGVRVTEGVAVAARPEVSDPAEDLVAVAAPVVGTFYRCPEPGARPFVEVGDEIEVGTQVGIVEAMKLMNPILAEEAGVVAEIVAGDAESVEYGQPLLLLRPRTEG
- the accA gene encoding acetyl-CoA carboxylase carboxyl transferase subunit alpha, which produces MTTSVTNRPPDTAGPVEEEWLSCPDCRSLLYRKRLERGAKVCYECGRYFRLTAAERLDLLLDPGSAELVEPAATVHDPLEFTDLQPYERRLAKARETTGTSDAVLVARGAIRGAPVVVAVMDFGFLGGSLGAAAGEAITTAAETALADRVPLLVVTASGGARMQEGVLSLVQMAKTSNAMAALDEAGLLTVTLVTDPTFGGVAASFATLADVIVAEPGARMGFAGPRVIEQTIRQRLPEGFQSSEFLLEHGLVDDVRARAELPFVLAALFTATRPVDPDWGESDTDPVIRDVVALERRDIRQTVELARHPDRPTTLDHAGTWLDGFVELHGDRAGEDCPAIVGGLAAIDGLPVMLIGHQKGHATDELVRRNFGMPSPAGYRKAARLMRLAGKLGVPVVTLIDTPGAHPGLDAERAGQAGAIAECLRVLGGLRVPVVSVVTGEGGSGGALALAVGDQVLLCENATYSVISPEGCAAILWRDPAAAGVAAEALRVDARSLLDLGVIDGVVPEPPGGAHRDPARAGLLVRDAVVCALRELRGRDGAGLAAARRAKFRRFGTLEAARERS